The DNA sequence TGCGCTTAATTTAATAGGAAAAGAAAAAACCGTTGAAACACAGGACAAAATTTTTAACTCAAAAGCCGTTATTATTGCCACGGGAGCTAAGTCTAAAAAGCTTGAAATCCCGGGTGAAGATAAGTTTATAGGACGTGGAGTAAGTTATTGCGCAGTGTGCGACGGAGCTTTCTTCAAAGATAAAGTTATCTGCGTAATAGGGGGCGGCAATAGCGCTATTGAAGAAGCCATTTATCTTACAAAATTCGCATCCAAAGTCTATCTTATTCACCGCAGAGATGAATTACGTGCAGATAAAATAATTCAGGAAAGAGCTAAAAATAATCCTAAAATCGAATTTGTTTTAGATACTGTCCCCCTTGAAATTAAAGGCGAAAATAAGGTGGAATCTATCCTTGTAAAAAACGTAAAAACCGGTAAAACTAAAGAACTTTCTCTTAGCGGAGTGTTCCCTTTTATTGGATTTACCCCTAATAATGAATTATTTAAAAATATCATTAAAACAGATCTCGCAGGGTTTATAGAAACAGATGAAACTATGCACACCAATGTAAGAGGAATTTTTGCCATAGGTGATGTCAGAAGCACTCCTTTAAGGCAGGTAATTACAGCTGCCGCTGACGGCGCCGTTGCGGCTACTTATGTCATAAGAATGCTGGAAGCCGAATAACTATTGGCTACGTTAACAGGATAATAATCACGGAGGAAAAGTGATACAAGGTAAAAAGATAAGTATTATTTTTTTAGCAGTTTTGTTCTTAAGTTTCTTTTCACCTTCTAATGTTTATGCTTACGGTGATTTGCAGGAAGTCCTGCCGCAAAAAACCAAACCTT is a window from the Candidatus Gastranaerophilales bacterium genome containing:
- the trxB gene encoding thioredoxin-disulfide reductase, yielding MDKQVLEYDAVIIGGGPAGLSAGIYIARGNLKAAILDINMLGGQPTNYLEIENYPAMPLIGGFELMEQFEAHADKFGIEKFPMEEIVALNLIGKEKTVETQDKIFNSKAVIIATGAKSKKLEIPGEDKFIGRGVSYCAVCDGAFFKDKVICVIGGGNSAIEEAIYLTKFASKVYLIHRRDELRADKIIQERAKNNPKIEFVLDTVPLEIKGENKVESILVKNVKTGKTKELSLSGVFPFIGFTPNNELFKNIIKTDLAGFIETDETMHTNVRGIFAIGDVRSTPLRQVITAAADGAVAATYVIRMLEAE